One window from the genome of Sphingomonas lacunae encodes:
- a CDS encoding alpha/beta hydrolase — protein MRMIRWLVALFCLMLCNLHSPAVAQADGRMVEWRDLASAHVQPRNVTIWLPPGYDGSQRRYPVIYMHDGQNILVPGHAYGGEEWGVDEALSRMIASGRTRGAIVVGIWNTNLRGREYLPAKVAALLPPDQRALVETTHGGPSIADAYLRFIVTELKPRVDAEFRTRPDRAHTSIMGSSMGGLISLYALGEYPDIFGCAAAVSIHWPLGDPREGQGANPASVTTAFDQWLGSTRLSPRQHRLYMDHGTVNLDGFYRAYSEPMATVFARRGWRSGRGFQSRLFAGADHNERSWRERVEIPLAFLLR, from the coding sequence ATGCGCATGATCCGTTGGCTGGTTGCACTCTTCTGCCTGATGCTGTGCAACCTGCATAGCCCAGCAGTGGCTCAGGCCGATGGCCGGATGGTCGAATGGCGCGACCTTGCCTCAGCCCATGTCCAGCCCCGCAATGTCACCATCTGGCTGCCGCCGGGCTATGACGGAAGCCAGCGGCGTTACCCGGTCATCTACATGCATGATGGGCAGAATATCCTTGTCCCCGGCCATGCCTATGGCGGCGAGGAATGGGGCGTCGACGAGGCGCTGTCGCGGATGATCGCCAGCGGCAGGACGCGCGGCGCGATTGTCGTGGGCATCTGGAACACCAATTTGCGCGGCCGCGAATATTTGCCGGCCAAGGTCGCGGCGCTGTTGCCGCCGGACCAGCGCGCGCTGGTTGAAACCACCCATGGAGGCCCCAGCATCGCCGATGCCTATCTGCGCTTCATCGTCACCGAGTTGAAGCCACGGGTTGATGCCGAATTCCGCACGCGGCCTGACCGCGCCCACACCAGCATCATGGGGTCAAGCATGGGCGGGCTGATCTCGCTTTATGCGCTGGGGGAATATCCCGACATTTTCGGTTGCGCCGCCGCCGTGTCGATCCACTGGCCGCTCGGTGATCCGCGCGAAGGCCAGGGAGCCAACCCGGCGTCAGTCACGACGGCGTTTGACCAATGGCTTGGTTCCACCCGCCTGTCGCCGCGCCAACACCGGCTCTACATGGACCATGGCACGGTCAACCTCGACGGTTTCTACCGGGCCTATAGCGAACCGATGGCGACTGTGTTCGCCCGGCGCGGCTGGAGGAGCGGGCGCGGGTTCCAGTCGCGCCTGTTCGCTGGGGCCGACCATAATGAGCGCAGTTGGCGCGAGCGGGTCGAGATTCCCTTGGCGTTCCTCTTGCGCTAA
- a CDS encoding tryptophan halogenase family protein produces the protein MHRAPPTPAEPLRIVIVGGGTAGWMAAALMAQHWGAAATVTVVESVDIGIIGVGEGSTPQLRAFFEKLRVADSEWMPACNATYKAGIRFAGWSERPGFQEYFHPFATALDGHTAPSFFFHTRARRSGRDVWAHPDRFFLSEKLAAQRLAPVPAGNFPFDIGYGYHFDAVLVGRFLRRHCAERLGVVHLERMVTDVQLNVEGEVERLITAEEPSIEGDFFVDASGFRGLLIQQALGEPFRPFAENLFNNSAIAIPTEREAESLSCETKATALAAGWAWQIPLTNRYGNGYVYSSDFKSKDAAEAELRAHLGIGDKGEARHLSMNVGRVERSWVKNCLAVGLSQGFIEPLEATALHIVQATVEQFCAAYDAGTDAARDQFNQRIAARYEGIRDYIVCHYKVNQRRDDGTARDYWRANAANQHLSDTLKAVLTSWYTAGELDAEIARLGIATYYAPLSWHCLLAGYGTFPEDAKLTASTEGLPLADMAVIDDFVDRCSRNFPDHAAHLAALTGP, from the coding sequence ATGCACAGGGCGCCCCCAACTCCTGCCGAACCACTGCGCATTGTCATCGTCGGCGGCGGGACGGCGGGCTGGATGGCAGCAGCGCTGATGGCGCAGCACTGGGGCGCGGCTGCGACCGTTACCGTGGTCGAAAGCGTCGACATCGGCATCATTGGTGTTGGCGAGGGATCGACGCCGCAGCTTCGCGCGTTTTTCGAGAAACTGCGTGTTGCGGATAGCGAGTGGATGCCAGCGTGCAACGCGACGTACAAGGCGGGTATCCGTTTTGCTGGCTGGTCCGAACGGCCGGGGTTTCAGGAATATTTCCATCCCTTTGCCACGGCACTGGACGGACATACGGCGCCTTCCTTCTTTTTTCATACAAGGGCGCGGCGGTCCGGGCGGGATGTATGGGCGCATCCGGACCGGTTTTTCCTGTCGGAAAAGTTGGCGGCGCAGCGATTGGCGCCGGTGCCTGCCGGGAATTTTCCGTTCGACATTGGTTATGGCTATCATTTTGACGCGGTGCTGGTCGGGCGGTTCCTGAGACGGCATTGTGCCGAGCGGTTGGGCGTGGTGCATTTGGAACGCATGGTGACGGATGTGCAGCTCAATGTAGAAGGCGAGGTAGAGCGACTAATCACGGCTGAGGAGCCCTCTATCGAGGGGGATTTTTTTGTCGATGCGTCGGGGTTTCGGGGGCTGCTGATCCAGCAGGCGCTGGGCGAGCCGTTCCGACCATTTGCAGAAAATCTGTTCAATAACAGTGCTATAGCCATTCCCACCGAGCGCGAGGCAGAGAGCCTTTCGTGCGAGACCAAGGCCACCGCCCTGGCCGCCGGATGGGCCTGGCAGATCCCGCTGACCAACCGCTATGGCAATGGCTATGTCTATTCGTCGGACTTCAAGTCGAAGGACGCCGCCGAGGCGGAGTTGCGGGCGCATCTGGGCATCGGCGACAAGGGCGAGGCGCGGCACCTGAGCATGAATGTCGGCCGGGTCGAACGCAGCTGGGTGAAAAATTGCCTCGCCGTCGGCCTCAGTCAGGGCTTCATCGAACCGCTCGAGGCAACGGCGTTGCACATCGTGCAGGCGACGGTCGAGCAATTCTGTGCCGCCTATGACGCCGGCACAGATGCGGCGCGGGACCAGTTCAACCAGCGGATCGCGGCGCGCTACGAAGGCATCCGCGACTATATCGTCTGCCATTACAAGGTGAACCAGCGCCGCGACGATGGTACGGCTCGCGACTATTGGCGGGCCAACGCCGCCAACCAGCATCTGTCGGACACTCTCAAGGCCGTGCTGACCAGCTGGTACACAGCAGGCGAGCTCGATGCCGAAATCGCCCGGCTGGGCATCGCCACTTATTATGCGCCGCTGTCCTGGCACTGCCTGCTGGCGGGCTATGGCACCTTCCCCGAGGACGCCAAGTTGACCGCCTCGACCGAGGGGCTGCCGCTGGCGGACATGGCGGTGATTGACGATTTCGTCGATCGGTGCAGCCGCAACTTCCCCGACCATGCGGCGCATCTCGCCGCTCTGACCGGACCCTGA
- a CDS encoding alpha-amylase family glycosyl hydrolase — translation MNKVSRLDTGACSGSTAPWWRGATIYQIYPRSFADSNDDGIGDLPGITAHLDYVASLGVDALWLSPFFKSPMRDFGYDVSDYCDVDPIFGTLADFDALVARAHALGLKVLIDQVYAHTSDLHDWFVESRSNRTNPRADWYVWADAKPDGSPPNNWQSVFGGPAWTWDARRCQYYLHNFLKEQPQLNGHHPDVQQALIDAARFWLDRGVDGFRVDAINFAMHNPALTDNPPAPDTGKPRTRPFDFQLKIHNQSQPQVTEFLRRYRAMLDDYGAIFTVAEVGGDQAIVEMKAYTEGDEHLNSAYGFDFLYADRLTPEVVATALAEWPDAPGMGWPSWAFANHDAPRWISRWAPADARDAFARLILLLFVALRGNIILWQGEELGLTQVDIPFERLQDPEAIANWPLTLSRDGARTPMVWSDNAPHGGFSHAEPWLPVGEDHALLAVARQDGDPASLLNWTRRLVALRQAQPVLRLGRLDIVQASDDLLIFTRAWQGETLLCAFNLGSAVQSWTPPAGQAWTVLENVGDSTLSILPAYAGLIARGA, via the coding sequence CATCTACCAGATCTACCCGCGCAGTTTTGCCGACTCCAACGATGACGGGATCGGCGACCTTCCGGGCATCACCGCCCATCTCGATTATGTCGCCTCGCTCGGCGTCGATGCCTTATGGCTCTCGCCCTTCTTCAAAAGCCCGATGCGCGATTTCGGCTATGATGTGTCCGACTATTGCGATGTTGACCCGATATTCGGCACGCTCGCCGATTTTGACGCCTTGGTCGCCCGCGCCCATGCGCTCGGGCTCAAGGTGCTGATTGATCAGGTTTATGCCCATACATCGGACCTGCACGACTGGTTTGTCGAAAGCCGGTCGAACCGCACCAACCCCCGCGCCGACTGGTATGTCTGGGCCGATGCCAAGCCGGACGGCTCGCCGCCCAACAATTGGCAGTCCGTCTTCGGCGGCCCGGCCTGGACCTGGGACGCCCGTCGCTGCCAATATTATCTGCACAATTTCCTCAAGGAACAGCCACAGCTCAATGGCCATCATCCCGATGTGCAACAGGCACTGATCGACGCGGCCCGCTTCTGGCTGGATCGCGGGGTTGATGGCTTCCGCGTCGATGCGATCAACTTCGCGATGCACAATCCGGCGCTGACCGATAATCCGCCGGCCCCCGACACCGGAAAGCCCCGCACCCGGCCCTTCGATTTCCAGCTCAAGATCCACAATCAGAGCCAGCCGCAGGTGACGGAGTTCCTGCGTCGCTATCGCGCGATGCTTGATGACTATGGCGCCATCTTCACCGTGGCCGAGGTCGGCGGCGATCAGGCGATTGTCGAAATGAAAGCCTATACGGAGGGGGATGAACATCTCAACAGCGCCTATGGCTTCGACTTCCTCTACGCCGACAGGCTGACGCCCGAAGTGGTCGCCACCGCGCTTGCCGAATGGCCCGACGCTCCTGGCATGGGCTGGCCGAGTTGGGCCTTCGCCAATCATGATGCGCCGCGCTGGATCAGCCGCTGGGCACCTGCTGACGCCCGCGATGCCTTTGCCCGCCTTATCCTTCTCCTGTTCGTCGCCCTGCGCGGCAACATCATCCTGTGGCAGGGGGAGGAACTTGGCCTGACCCAGGTGGACATCCCGTTTGAGCGGCTCCAGGACCCGGAAGCCATCGCCAACTGGCCCCTCACCCTTTCCCGCGACGGCGCCCGCACGCCGATGGTGTGGAGCGACAATGCCCCGCATGGCGGCTTTTCCCACGCCGAGCCATGGTTGCCGGTCGGTGAGGATCACGCCCTGCTCGCCGTCGCCCGGCAGGATGGCGATCCGGCCTCGCTGCTCAACTGGACGCGCCGCCTTGTCGCGCTCAGGCAGGCGCAGCCCGTGCTGCGGCTCGGCCGCCTCGACATTGTTCAGGCGAGCGACGACCTGCTCATCTTCACCCGTGCATGGCAGGGTGAAACCTTGCTGTGCGCCTTCAATCTCGGATCGGCCGTCCAATCCTGGACTCCACCTGCCGGGCAGGCCTGGACCGTTCTGGAAAATGTAGGCGATTCAACGCTTTCCATTCTCCCCGCCTATGCCGGCCTGATCGCCAGAGGAGCCTGA
- a CDS encoding glycoside hydrolase family 97 protein, which produces MPALTPRYWLYLALYLLAICAPANAETVATATSPDGKIEVRIDINNDGRASYSVTREGRPVIGNSRLGFLFTDALAFDRGLTLESQASSSADTRWEQPWGERRFVRDHHNELMLALRERGDGQRKLVVRFRLFNDGIGFRYEFPSDGNWPITINIQDELTEFTVDRPGTAWWIAGGDWNRYEQLYQRTPIDAVATAHTPITMRFEDGTHLTFHEAALVDYAAMWFRRVEGQRFKGTLSPSGSGPRVTRVVPFPTPWRTIIITADAAGMVESDLVLNLNEPNKLGDVSWVRPYRYIGIWWGMHLGQWSWASGERHGATTENARRHIDFAARHGFRGVLIEGWNVGWDGNWFGHGDQFSFTRPYSDFDLEAVAAYARERGVRLVGHHETGGNIAVYEDQLEDAMALYQRLGIDSVKTGYVADAGGIISRDAEGTIHMEYHDGQVMSRHHIRVVEAAARHRIAVNPHEPIKDTGLRRTYPNWVSREAARGMEYNAWTGSQNPVDHEPTLVYTRMLSGPMDFTPGILSLQGQNGQPLNSTMARQLALYIAIYSPIQMAADLIENLEQHPRELAFISAVPSDWAESHLVDGAVGEYALFARKDRNSEDWYLGGITDGQARDFNTPLTFLEPGRRYVATIYRDGPEADYRTDRRGDIVIESREVTSADRLSFRMAPGGGAAIRFVPVRTSGRR; this is translated from the coding sequence ATGCCCGCCCTGACCCCCAGATACTGGCTCTACCTCGCCCTCTACCTGCTCGCCATCTGTGCGCCCGCCAATGCCGAAACCGTCGCCACCGCCACTTCCCCCGACGGCAAGATCGAAGTCCGCATCGACATCAACAACGACGGCCGCGCCAGCTACAGCGTCACCCGCGAGGGCCGGCCAGTCATCGGCAACTCTCGTCTCGGCTTCCTGTTCACCGACGCCCTCGCCTTCGACCGCGGCCTGACGCTCGAAAGTCAAGCCAGCAGCAGCGCCGACACCCGCTGGGAGCAGCCCTGGGGCGAGCGCCGGTTCGTCCGCGACCATCACAATGAGCTGATGCTCGCCCTGCGCGAGCGCGGCGACGGCCAGCGCAAACTCGTAGTGCGTTTCCGTCTGTTCAACGACGGCATCGGCTTCCGCTACGAATTTCCGTCAGACGGCAATTGGCCGATCACGATCAACATTCAGGACGAACTGACCGAGTTCACCGTCGACCGTCCCGGCACCGCCTGGTGGATAGCGGGCGGCGACTGGAACCGCTACGAGCAGCTCTATCAGCGCACCCCGATTGACGCGGTTGCCACCGCCCATACGCCCATCACAATGCGCTTCGAAGACGGAACACACCTCACCTTCCACGAGGCGGCATTGGTCGATTACGCTGCCATGTGGTTCCGCCGAGTGGAGGGGCAGCGCTTCAAGGGGACTTTGTCTCCTTCTGGCAGCGGCCCGCGAGTCACCCGCGTCGTTCCCTTCCCGACACCGTGGCGGACAATCATAATCACAGCTGATGCTGCCGGCATGGTCGAGAGTGACCTTGTCCTGAATCTCAACGAGCCAAACAAGCTCGGGGATGTGAGTTGGGTGCGTCCGTATCGCTACATCGGCATCTGGTGGGGGATGCATCTCGGCCAATGGAGCTGGGCCTCGGGCGAACGGCACGGGGCGACCACGGAGAACGCAAGGCGCCACATCGACTTTGCTGCACGCCACGGCTTCCGAGGCGTGCTGATCGAGGGCTGGAATGTCGGCTGGGACGGCAACTGGTTCGGCCATGGCGACCAGTTCAGCTTCACCCGTCCCTATTCCGATTTCGACCTTGAGGCAGTTGCCGCTTATGCCCGCGAGCGGGGCGTGCGGCTGGTTGGCCATCATGAGACGGGCGGCAACATCGCAGTCTATGAAGACCAGCTGGAAGACGCGATGGCCCTTTACCAACGGCTCGGTATCGACAGCGTCAAGACCGGCTATGTGGCTGATGCAGGCGGCATCATATCGCGTGATGCCGAAGGCACGATACATATGGAATATCACGATGGGCAGGTGATGAGCCGGCATCATATCCGGGTCGTGGAAGCGGCTGCACGGCACCGCATTGCTGTCAATCCGCACGAACCCATCAAGGATACCGGCCTCAGGCGGACCTATCCGAACTGGGTGAGCCGCGAAGCAGCGCGTGGCATGGAGTATAATGCCTGGACCGGCTCCCAGAACCCGGTCGATCACGAACCGACATTGGTCTACACACGCATGCTGTCAGGTCCGATGGACTTCACGCCTGGCATTCTGTCGCTCCAGGGCCAGAACGGGCAGCCGCTCAATTCCACCATGGCTCGCCAGCTGGCGTTGTATATCGCGATCTACAGCCCGATCCAGATGGCCGCAGACCTCATTGAAAATCTGGAGCAGCACCCCCGGGAGCTGGCCTTCATCAGTGCAGTGCCAAGCGACTGGGCGGAAAGCCATCTGGTTGATGGCGCTGTTGGCGAATATGCCCTGTTCGCGCGCAAGGACCGGAATAGTGAAGATTGGTATCTCGGGGGAATAACGGATGGTCAGGCCCGGGACTTCAACACGCCACTCACATTCCTTGAACCCGGGCGGCGCTATGTCGCGACCATCTATCGCGATGGGCCAGAGGCGGACTATCGGACTGACCGGCGCGGGGATATTGTGATTGAAAGCCGTGAAGTGACGAGTGCCGACCGACTGTCGTTCCGAATGGCGCCCGGTGGAGGCGCGGCGATACGTTTTGTCCCGGTCCGGACAAGTGGTAGGCGATAA